The DNA region GcattttttataagaatcatattaaataataaatactatattaattaatttttgacaAAATTGAACTTATTTAATCACATTGATTATATCATCCTCATTTTCACTTTTAAAGACttgtcatttaaaaaaaaaaaacttttaaatgCTTGTATTTACATTGGAAATTGAGTTTTGGATAATTTTAGAATTCATCCATATTtaatactaaaaaattaaatgtaattAACCAAATTAATCAACTTTGTTAAGGactaaaaaaaagagtaatgacaaaagagattaatttctatgcaccgacggtgtaaaaagttttacaccatcattcaatcacaaccttatatttttttattttagatattattaaatttaaaatttattgtgagctaacaaaatggagggatgtgattgaatgatggtgtcaaacttatttacacaatcggtgcatagaaattaatctcataacGAAACTTAATTCGACACTAAAAATCTCTAGAATTGAGTAATTACAGAAAAAAGAGTACTAATAACAAAACTTAATTCGACACTAAAACTTAATTTGATTTATAAAAcacttttttaaaacaaaaaaatcaacaCAGAATCAAACAGGCCCACCAATACTCATTATATTACTAGAATGGTTACAGCAGCATTATAttatacaccctccggtcactattataagcaaaagttggctttttaggttcattcaataaatgatgtatgtagtCATTAAAATtgtcacatacatcatttattgaatgaacctacaaaactaacttttgcttataatagtgaccggagggtgtatttaattatttatcacAAAACTGTATCTCCCCTGCCCACCATTACTCATCACTTGGAAGTTTCCCTCATTGGTTTCCTATTTGTTCCTCCTCTTTTCACAAAATCAAAATAACAGTATATAATTGGATTGTGATCATGCACGTTTTCCACGGAGAAATAGTACAGCATGTGGAAGAGTCTAACGCGTGCTCCTCGTGactattattttatatttttttgattttcAATGGTCACGCATAAAACACGTTATTAATGATTTATTCATATTAACATTTACGTTTTGTTTGGTagataagagagataaaaaagTAAGAGTAGAGAAAATataagttgagtagagagaaataaacGAGAAATATAGtaaatttaaaaattgtttagcatgataaaaaaagaagagagatagaaatgaGAGAAGGTTACTTTTtgtgtttaaaaaataattttatccaACATTAGTCAAATCCTAACGTATTTTTGGACACATTTCTGgtagttagaacttagaagctACCACCAAACAactgaaaatagaaaaaatgctaaataatttattttacattttctaACTGTCAAAAAACGATTTCTAACCGAGAGACTCTCAGAAAAGTACAAAAGTctaggaaaaaaaaactaaaaacaccCACTTATTTCTCTCCAATTTGGAGAGACATCCTCTATCTTCCTCCTCCCCTCACCAAAcactaggggtgtacaagggacgggttgggacgggttttggttaaccctcATCCGGTCCTAAATATTGATCAGGCCAATTcttagaccctaacccgtccctagacccgaagaaACCCGACaatatgcgggtccaatttagaaCGGGTCTATGTAGCACGGGACCGGGTTGACCCGAGGGACAATAAATTTAAGACTATTtaatactaattgtaaaatttaaagacaataacatactaaaagagttacaagtgagaactattttttagaagaaagagcttgaaatgatccaattcttgcataatctatgtcataatctattgcacttgagaggtttacattttatttgatctatatgcacgtgtcactcattttgtttgatatctcttcacttgtctcacatgtgcattacatgattttctcttgttaaagCATGAAAGTGTCCATCTTTTaaccaacgtttatttaattaataagatagatgttaaacattttcatatcatccacatggtaagataaacttgagcaccatctatcacattttgaccattataacaaattaaaattttataaaatatatatgtgggacgggccgggtggCCCGaatgtcaacccgaacccgacccgaaGCCAGACAACTCAATGATCAACCCTAACCCGAcatcttttaatgatcgggccgggttgaacccggcccgaaaggcttgggccgggacgggttggcgggtagggccgggtcttgtacacccctaccaAACACACATATATACTTCATCATTCTTCCCCATAACTCTCTCTATCTCATTTCTCTACCAAAATCTCCTTCTCGGACATAGTGTTAGGACCCGTTTGGTGGACATGATAAACGACATGATAAGATAATGTAATCATATCATGCTCTAATATATTGTTTGTTGCGTTAGGAAGATAGGATAACACAATCTTGCCCTTATTCTATCACGCCCATCAAGTGTAAAAGTTATGTTGAGAGAAGAGTTAAGATAGAATTATCCTGATATGATAGGATAGCAGTTTTGGTTCTTCTTAGTACCATAACCCTAATttcaattatttcaatatttatattttatccaatttataatattattaattaatgaaaatattaatttgaataatatactaattttattatttatcaattacAAGTTGTTATTgctaagttaaaattatttagttgctcattaatttaattaaaaaataactaGCTAGTTTATTAATGgtgaaaatattgaatttactctattatcaattgatattatttaaaatttatcttCTTAGataacaattttaatttaaatataaattactttaaaaaaatcataattttaatagtatttttaaaatttaattattttttatatttatcatTTGTCACTTTTAAGTTTTTTTGAACCAATCACTGCTAAGTTAAAATCAATTggctaaatatatattttttacttttaattaaaataggctTCATTTTGGGAAAAAATTACATTAGACTcattaataaaaactaattaaattttagttaattttaaaagataggctcatttataaaaatataaaaaaattaatagaagtaattactttaaaaaaatttaatttagaaaaataattaaaaaaatattaatatgttTTTAATCAAAAGAACATTTGATATATTTGTCACTGTTTATATCATATCATTATTCTGTCCAACTCAAACACATGATATGTTAAGAGTCTATCATACTTTTATCCTATTATATATATGTCTTTATTTAACTCTCTATCCAATTCTGGCCACCAAATGGggctttagtttttttttttttgccaatgGATTTGAATTGATAAAAGACAAAGCCATACAAGCAAATGGACTTTAGTTTGTAGAGAAtataaaaatagagaaaagaGCAACAAATTTCCTCGACCCAACTATCTTCAGCCTCACTTGGAGGGGACAATTTGAAATGGACCAACTTCAGTAATTGGATGCAAAGTAAACACATTATATTGCAACTTGGCCCAAATTTTGTTCCTTCTTCCAAATTCAGTATCGGGCCCTGCAGCCCACGTTAAATATCCTCACATGGATAGGCTATTTACTATCAATGACCATTAGTCCATTAGCATAAATTCAttctgccaaaaaaaaaaaggaaaaccaAATTACAAGGTAGAGAGAGATGTTTACATCTTCGACGCTTTACGtattttgtttataaaaaattgAACTGTTTAAGTAATATTTGAGTGATAAAATATTTATGATATTCTTGAAAATATGTAGAGCGATGAACCCAAAAAGAAATTGCAAAATGAAATGTAGAGATATATAGAATAGGAATATGGTAGGAGGAGGAATGTGTCTGTCAGAATCAGTAGGGGGATATATACAATGCACCATGTACAAGGTCGCAAGTAATGCATATGCATTTTTGCAGAGTTCCTTATTTGTTCTCTACTTTTATTCactaataattaaaaatccTATCTCATTGGATGTATTGGGACCCTGGTAGATTGTTTCACATGCTCCGAATTCGCTAGACTTGTCCATATTTATCTCTCACcttgcttttcaaaaaaaaaaaattgtcctaGATTTGGATCACAGTAAGAAAAATGGGACATTCCTGATGAGGCATGATCCTTGGCCCTTGAGACATGAGCAGCCAATTTTTTTGACCTTGCCACGGGAGGCAACCTCTACTGAATTGCATTTGCTTGTGATCCCTTGCTATATTTAGTAAAATACATATggccaaaaaattgaaaacttgcCCATCAGAGTAACACACACAAGTTGTCATGAGTGCAAAACATTTTATGTAGTATCATGAAATATGTGTTGAATACTGGATTGATATGaaaattttgtttgtttatgTTGCATGCAATTGATATCCAAATAATTTGTTAAGAAGACAAAATCAACACTTACATGTATGTCAAAGGTTTGTTTTATAATAATGATTGTGAGGGTTTAGAATCTAGCTAGATCACTCACAAGATTTGCTTGCTATTATTCAAACATTTCCTACATTCTTCAATCTTCACAAGTAGACAAAAGTCATGAAATGGAGTGTAGTGTAGGCTGGTTAtaaaattaaagataaaaatgagaaaattgGAGAACAGATATCCATCCATTAGCTCATTGATTTTGGGTTTAAACCCCAAATATCATTTATTGAAACAATCATGTTGGAGTTGGATAAAATCACTATAGGCGTCAAAGCTTTCATTACCAagtttttcttctcattttatgTTGAAAATGTAAGATAATTAATTTCTCAAAACAATGACAATAAAAGTGACAAACACTGTCTTCACAATTCCATGACCACCAAACCAAACCATGCATCAACATTGTACAGTACAGAATAAATTCATTGGTTTTCATGCACATATCAAGCAAATTAAATCCTTGACTAAATTTCTTCTCAACTGAGCATTTGTGTAGAAGGAGAATCCATCATTTGACAAGGCTAGCAACCCCTCATCAAAGCAGCAGAATAATTGACACTGGCGTTAGACACTCCTTGGAAGTTTCTACTTGTCCCTGCCTGCTGCAGAGTCTGCACTTGTTTCTTCAAGAACTTCATGTAATGTATAGCTTCATCCAACATAGAAGCCGTGTCCATTTTCGTTCCTCCAGGGACTAATCTCTGCAGGATCCTTATCCTCTCGCTTATCCTTTCCCTTCTATGCCTCGCCGCCACGCTCTGAGGATCCTTGGAAATCTTCACATTCTTCCTCTTTGGTGGCTTGATGGACTCCGGGTCTATTTGAACAGGCTGCATCACTGCTACTCGAAAAATCATCTCTCTCATAGCggccatagaatttttcttctCGTTGGATTGAAAAGGCAGAGTCATGTGTTGTTGCAGAGGAATGTTGTTGATGAAATTAGCagatgaaggtggtggtgggttAATCAAAGAAGGCGTAGTTACATTTGAGTCAAAGTTGAGTGTGTTATAAAAAGGTTCACATAATTCAGGGAACTTTTCCATCATTACCATCATGTCCATGCTGCTACCATCATTCGCAGAGGTTTTGAATATATCAATGTCCATGAGTTTCACACTGGCGTCAGAGAAAGAGAGACAGGGAGGAATGGTATGGAAATGGAAGTAAGTAGAAGAAGCAGGGAAatggaaggaagaagaagaaccagagTATGGGATGGGTGAGGATTGAAGCAGGTAAGAGCTGTGAAAGTATAGGGCTATTTGCAGCAgcagagagataagaagaataAAATAGTTAGAGCTGAGAGTGCTGGGTTTTTAGACCAATAACAGCAATCTTGCAGGGCAATGGATGGCCTTTATATAGCAAACTTTAGGAGCAATATTTTAAAGAAAATtgtgtcaaataaccactttatcccaaaagcttaagctgttggctctgataccatgtcaaataaccactttatcccaaaagcttaagctgttgggtaagggccacattaatggttttatattatattctaacaaattGTATGTCACCACCATC from Lotus japonicus ecotype B-129 chromosome 2, LjGifu_v1.2 includes:
- the LOC130735851 gene encoding transcription factor HEC1-like, with product MDIDIFKTSANDGSSMDMMVMMEKFPELCEPFYNTLNFDSNVTTPSLINPPPPSSANFINNIPLQQHMTLPFQSNEKKNSMAAMREMIFRVAVMQPVQIDPESIKPPKRKNVKISKDPQSVAARHRRERISERIRILQRLVPGGTKMDTASMLDEAIHYMKFLKKQVQTLQQAGTSRNFQGVSNASVNYSAALMRGC